Within Apostichopus japonicus isolate 1M-3 chromosome 23, ASM3797524v1, whole genome shotgun sequence, the genomic segment ATCCCGGACGCAGTTCTTGTTAGTGACTTCGTTATCGTCTCTCTCGCAAGTAATATCACGTGACTGAATACCTTCTCCGCACGTGACTGAGCACTATATAACGAAAGGGAAGAAATGTTACGATACATGGTTTCAAATTAATACAATTGATCAATCATTTTCCGAAAGTATTAGGCCTATACAGCGGAAGCAGGAACATGGTTTATGATTGATATACATACTAAAATATAACCTCCATATATACAGCTATAATCATTTTTAGTGACACACGGGTTACTTATTTTAAACTACTGAAAGTAAACTACAGcctgaaattgtttttttttcttttgaatcGATTTAAAAACAAAGATCATTAAaccttttcattttcattcggAAACATATTATGACTTATCGTAGTGAAAATTCGAATACAACGGTTAGCTACGCAATAGGAAAATAGTTGTTTCAATGCTACACAACATGTGGTATAAAACAGGGGCTCTCAGTAGACCAACTCCCGGCGGCAGCGAAATATTTGAATCCTGTCCGCGACAAAATTGGTCCACAAAAGCTTGCATTAATTTCTTACAATTGAAGGCCTATTATTAGGCCCTCATTCGTGAGCATTTTGACCCGCCTATCCTGTACAATGCTCAATTTAGGTATATATAGTTTTTGGATTCACCTTTGCTTAATAGTTTTCTCTAGCCAATGCCATGGCCTTAACTGAGAACCCCTGGTCTAAAAAATATCATTCAATTCATTTTGTTAGGGAAGGgaggtataggcctatagacaggttatgaaaatgaaaatacttgTTATTAATGTGATAGCAGAATGCACAATACATTACAATCACTGCAATCAAAGAATAATATATAACACAAGTAGCAATTTAAGAGGGAAAAGAGCGCAATATGCATGTCATTCATtttttgatttattgattttaaatttttgagcAGATGAATTATGATTAAGAAGAATTTTTTTAGaagacattttttgttgttgcaatttttgcaatgaaataaaaatttttTATGCTTTAAATGCTAATAATCAGAAGATAACAAAAAGGAAGTTCATGGACCGCAATCATTAATGTAATACAAAATGTTATACTAAACTCATAGAAAACAAAGCTTTTGATGATAACGAGCAACATAATTACTAAGGGAAACGAAAGTCAAATTCTGTTTATAGAGCGccaaagagaaaatgaaaataataccgCAAACTTTATCATTATAAAATATGATTACGTAACATTTTACGGACAGAAAGATACAATGTATAGCGGTGCACATTATGACTGACATTTCAGGCAAACGTACGTATATACACGACAGTACACATAGTAATACAAtgaagacacacacacacacacatacgtatAGTTACATATacgtatatttatatatacaggtatataaACGATGGATAACCAAgtgtacatacataaatacaagaGGCAGATAAAATGAAGAGAATTTAACATTCCAAAAAATGAGAAATACCAATGCAGTGCATTACGTAAAACAGAGAAGAACATCAATATATGGAATCGTGGACCCATCGTGGGAAGGGATATCGAAGCTTCCCCCGCCCCTGCCCCCTGCAACCCCCGCCCCTGTCCCCCATTTTAGttgctttttttcccttttttgtttgcttttttgcACCACAGGTTTTGCACCAGAGCTGTTTAACTATACTATGTGCTTCAAGCGATAAAAAAACCCACAGAGAACAGATTTTAGAACACCGCTGGTACGAATTAAATTTTGGATCCAAGTGGAAACAAGTTTCTCGATCGTTCAATGAAAGAATTAGAGATGATGAAACCTGACTAATGTATCCTAACCTTATACTGTGTCAAGGGGGAGTTGCTTGGAACCTCTGATatttaaagtgatatatttgAAGTGCTCTCGTTTTTGGTGGGGATAGGTGATAGCAAAACGAATCGGAATAtataaagaaggaaagaaatttatatatatatatatatgaaatatatatgataaatatatgaaatatatatgaaatatatataaaatatatatgaaatatatatgaaaatagtaATAGCACAGGCAGTGATGATGTTAGTGTAGGAAACTCTGGTCAAGCGAGTGCAAAACACcaagcatgaatattcatattgtaaGCTCAGTTGTTAATTAGAAGGGTGCACCCAATTCTAAATTGAACCATTTAATCAGCTCAACTGACCTCCGACCATGGGCCGGTTGTCCATTCATCGACACAAGGCTCCCTTGTGCATGAGCGTTGGCTGCCAGGGCGTATGATGGTTTCACAGAGGTTATCTGCAACTTCGCGTTCACCTCGTACGCATCTGACAAACCTTGTCTCTCTTCCAGTGCCGCATGAAACGTCACACTGTATTAAGAAACAAACGACTGAATTAAAGTCTATACTGCCCAAGTTTAATGATGTGGAAGTACGTTCAGTTGCAGTTCAAGCTTCGTCTTCTGCTGACGTCATCAGAGTCCGCAGGAGTATATAACCCTAATACCTGTATGTCATTTTCGCGTGCAATGGATGCGCAATCGCGTGTAGTGAACGATTACCTTTGTAGTCtgtcaccatggaaacataACCATATGAGATGAACCAAGAAAaatgggggaggtgggggggggggtgtggattTGTGTGAGTTTAGAATGGTTCATCAAATCTTACCGGTGACCATGGACCAGTCGTCCATCTTGTGGGTACCTGGCAAGGCGGCCTGTGACACGTTGCCTTCGTCTTCGGCTTTATGTCCGAACTACATTCACTACGTTGAACAGCCACACTATCACGTCGACAAGTCACACTTCGATACTTCGTCCCGAATCCACAATCGGCACTACACTGTAGGTATCAACAAAACCATAGAAGTATTTGTCTTTGTATTTCTTATTGAATGTAACATTAAAATAGATACTGGAGGATTAAGTGGACTGATCTCCAAATTTCACTTACTGTCTGATAATAAGTGTAAATAGAACATTTAAACCAGTTCACCAACATGGTTCAGGATATTGACACAAAATCCATAGTCCGTATCCAGGAGTGAATACTTCTGTGACGCACTCCTGAAATGTGATCTAGAATGATGCACAAACTTTCAGAGCGCCACCATTTTTAACTTCACATCCTCGTTCAGTTCTCATTTGGCCTTGAATCCTTTATTTAGTGAAGGTACTGTGACTGGCCCGGAAATGTAAccgtttttcttcttcaattaaACAATTTGTAAAAGACAGACGAATGTTTACCTCGGACCATTCTCCGAACACCCATTCTGCCTCTAGTAAGCAATCACCAGCATCACATTCTTGGGTATTAGAAGGAGCAGGAAGTCcttcacaagcgccctcacttaaTACTCCATCCTTTGTACATTCGACCGTTCTGTTTTTTGCACCAATTCCACAGGGTGCGTCACACTAAGAAAGAGAACatttaaaaacagttaaaacaatattaattttatttaattattcaattTACTGCAAGTGCCGCTGTACTTCATTAACACGTCAAGAACATTCAGAGTGCACTGCCATTATGCATTGTTGAGTTGCGCCTAAGGATTTGAGTTAAAATAGCTAGGTTACATACGATAATTTGAAAATACATACCATTGGGTATTTAAGAACATAAATGAAGGTGCAACACAAATGATGTGTTTATATAAACAGTATTTGTAAGAAACTGTGTAATAAGAAGATAAAATTACCTCACTCCACTCTCCGACAGTCCATTCCGGGCATGTGTCCATAACACACGACTGTATCACGGTGGGTTTACCACTGACTCTACACGCCCTTGGGGCTAGAACAGTTCCTCGGCGACAATCGACGGGCCTTCTCTGATGTCCATCCCCACAAGTTACAGAACACTAAATTCAAAGAGAGCACATGGTTTTAGTTACATAAATAACAGAGTAATCAGGGGAAAAAACAGATGCGTTTCTCTGGCGTTTCTGACTGAGTTTGTAACGTATAAACATAGACAAAGAAAAACCAACACTgatatttcacatattttgacATCAAACTGCTTACAGTTAAAACCTGCGATTATATTATATGACCGATTCCCTGCTGACCTATATATGTCACATTAcagttctttctttcttccatgTTATTCTTCTTTTGCTTCTTATAGTTTTTCctttgcttttgaaaatgattGATTAGTGTCGAATATTTATGATTGTACCTCTGACCACTCTCCAACCGACCAACTAGGCTCCGGCCGACAATCCCCGTTGTTACATCGTCGACTAGGTCGCGGCCGTTCGCCAGAGCATTCCCCAGGAGCCAAAACATCCCCTCTCTGACACTCGACTTGACGAGTTTGCTCACCCTCTCCGCACTCGGCATCGCACTGttttaaaaatagaaacaatAATTATCATATAGGTCCTGTAAGTGTGATTTATTAATCTGCCAGTGACAGAGGTCCAGATTCAAACTATATTTCAATTCTATTTCATCTGTAAATTCCTGCGGTGAGATTGTTCGAGTCCATGACGTATCtaaatataaactatataaacTAAATACCAAACTTACCTCAGACCATGATCCTTTCACCCACTGCGCCGGCGCAGGACACACCCCTCCGTCGCATGGCATGTCTGATGGTGGACGAATCTGTTGATCACACATGCTGTCGCTGACTTCCACCGGCCGACCGTTTTCAATGCGCGCGCATCTCAGGCTTCGCGTTTGTACACCTTCTCCGCAAGTGACGCTGCATTCTCCGTATTGACCTGCTAGCCATCTTGAAAGAAAGGagtaaaatattaacattaattacCGCAACATCGTGTTCAATACATAATAAATTACAACAACTCATccgactttttttaattgtattttGATTGCTGAATTTTGTCAATAGAATATTCATAACTTATGACGTATAcgatgcatattcatgacttaCTCAAAAACCGATTGGTCTCTTGGAACGAAGTATCTGTAGGTTATCTTTGGTTTAACATTCACTCCATATATCGCATGTGGGTCGTACAGCAGGTACACTTTGGCAGTCAACGAGGTCGTAAGAGGTCCTTGAATTGATATTCTCTCACGAAAATTCCTAAAATCGGTGgtatatttgataatattacttCCAGTACCATAGCGACCGGACGATGGTGGCGTAAATAGGTATCCCTGAAATACCGAATCCCCTCCAGATGACATAGCTGTTGGGagaatagaaaacaaaacataaagacGACTTATTTCAGACCGCCCTCCTAGTACacgtgttgaatattcatttcacaAATTCACAGTATACATATTCACtacattatatttacatagTTTTATAAACTATACTTACCCATATGGGTGTAAGCTAAATTGACGTTGATTATTTCAATTGAAGTTGCCCCTACTGGTAAGTCGAGGAAAGCTGTATGTTCTGCAAGAGAAGCAACATGGAAATAATGCTTGAGAAACAAACTTAAACGCCATGATGTAACTGGGACACGTGAAGAACACGTGGTGTTCGGATATTCATAAATCGTTTTCAGTCAATGATCAACTTGCTACGCACCATCTAGCACGATTAACAATTCATatgtataaagaaaaaaatagttgcACAATGTTGAGTATTAGTCCTATAACTACATCATAAAGAATTTATTACGAAATTTTCAACAGATTAAACATGCAGACAGTTTGCAGATCTGGTTTTACGGTTGGAGCATAACGGTTGAAAAAGTCCATGAAAGCATATACACTTACTTCTGTATCTTCCACCGTCAAAACTCCCTGTAATTTGTTCACAGCTTGCACCGTTACCATTACACTGGCGGCAAGCATCAAAAACCTGTCCTGATCCTTGAATACCGTCGCATCCAAattgctataaaaaaaataaacaatttggAGACATCAGATACGTGTGCTTCAAATAAACAGATACAGTTCGTGAATTTTGTATTAATAAAGTGTTAAAATATAGAACATTACCCTTATCACTTACTCACCCACTTCCACTTCATCCTTCCCCGTCATCTCCGCCTTATAACATGCCCATTTTTATGTCAAAGATCGACTTTAAAATCCTTACCTCGCACTTTCCCGATACGCATAGCTTCAAGGTGTTTTTATCCGAGTTGTCACCATGCCAACACCTGGTGCCATCCGTGTACTGGTATGGAGGTCGTGTGGCCCAAAAGTTGCTATTTGATAAACATTTCTTTGTACATAGGTCATCGCCTGGGAAAAGGGACAAGAGAAATCCACGGTTAGTTGTACACAATCACACAATGAATATATGGTTAATTCATGAAGATAAAATTTCGAATGCACTCGTGAAAATAATTGTAgtgatatttcatgtttttgtctATCCCACTGCTGACACCATTGTAATGTCACTTACCATCCTGTCCCGATATGAATGCCTTCCATGTGTAATTTTGACCATTGAATGGTATGCTGTTAGTCTGTGAACACTGCTCATCACGAAAATCGTCTTGGTTGCCTCCACATGGCTAAGGgggaaaaaagttgaaaatgcCGAAAGAAAATTAATTGTCAAGTTAGTCTACAATCAACTTCAAAAGAGAAGCGTTGTTAGATATGATCAAAGCTCCAAATCATATGCACAATTTATCAAAAGAAGTGATAAACTGACAAACCTCTAAATTGCAAGCTTCGTACTGTTCTGCTGGTCCTACACAATTTCTTCCCCCGAATCTCGGTCTAGGATTGGTGCAATGACGACGACGCATGCGCACTCCACCTCCACAAGTTCGCGAGCATTCACCGTACTCATCTCCCCAATCTGACCAACCACCATCGACTGAGTTTGGTAGTGACTGTTTTTCAACACAGCTACCAGACAGGCACCACTGAATAACGAAATATAGACAGAGAAATGAATTTgtgattttacaaaaaaaaataaacaaatgttgTAAAATCCCACATATAAGTGTCTATTTCTAAATGCCATTAATTTTGTAAATTGATTTACGAAACCACTTTAAGTTATGAACGAAGTGAGAGGTACAATGGGGAGGGTAGGAAAGATGAGGACTGGTGAGGTCGGGCGGGGAAAGGGGGAAGTAAGGGAGGGTAGGGAAGAAGGGGAGATAGGGTATAATAAGGAGAAGTAGGGGAAGAAGGGGGAGGGGCTTATTACCGCATATATGTCGTCATGTGATAAAGTCAGAGCATGCGCTTCTTACCTTTCCCTTCTCGCAGAATGTGCCATCCATTACACCGACGCCAAGACTGAAACATCCAGTAGCGTTTCGACATCTCAGATAACCACAGTTTACCTGTCAACAAAAGATAAAATTGTAAAACCGTGTTTACGAAACTTCTACAACAGGTAACACGAAGAAATGGTGACTAAAATAGTAAGAGGTCATAGCTTCTCCATATTTGTGGTAAAGAAATTGTTATTTAATCTTTGTATAAAAAAAGAACGTTCAATCGTTAAAAAAAAGGATATTTTGGGGGACTGATTGTATATAAAGGATCTGTTTAATGTTCGAAACAGAACTGTCTTGTCAAACATTCATATCAGAAAGTGTAGTTGAATgaagttttaaaaaaagaagagaaaagataAACTatgatttttcgattttttattttatgagcAAGACCTTAAACTCTTACAGGAGGGTGTTCTCATGACATCCAGACACACAGAGATCTATTCAATCCTGATTACTGAGAAATCTCCCAAGAGTATATGGTCTCAAATCAAAAAACAAATTGGTACTGTCGATTTATTATGAATTGCAACTGAGTTTTTCaccttttttattttctaaaatataCTTGACAATTCCAATAAATTCGAATAAATTGTTTTGTCtgatttgcagataaatgataATACCACCATTTCTTCAATTTGTCACAAGTTTGGTCAAAATCTGTTAAAACTGAGCACGTCCCTTTAATTCCATTAAAACAGCATACCGCAACCCAAAAACTTGTCACAAGTCGTCAATACCGTCACATTTTTAGCAGCATGTTGCGCTTGGAGAGGAGGCTTCCCCGTTTTCAATAAACATAAATTGTGCTTGACGGGAGGGTGCCTGTATGGTCTCTACCGGGAACTAACGGGAACTTAGGGTGACGGGTCATCGGGTTACAAAATATTCTGGTTACTGGGGTCATACGGTAAAAGTTAAGCCTGCAGACGAGATATGCTACAAAGAGAGATTTTAGGTCCACGTCGGGATAAAGTTACTGATCGATAAAGGCTGTATACTTGTTGCCGCATATGTTAGTGAATTTGATTGATGGTTTACTGTGAACAAAGCAGGCGAACTTTGCGATTACGTTCCGTCTGGCTTCGTCGGGTTGAACTCACAATACACTGACTCGAACATATATTAATGCTTCGAATGTTCTGTGTGTGAACTTGGTATGTTATGTGTACGCATATAGCAGCCAAATTAGCATAATTAGCCTAATTTCTCATCACGTGGGAGACAGATACTGAAGATCGCCCATTGACTCAAGTTATTATATTTAGGTTAATGAGAGATCCAACAAAATTACCTCATTATCTATTATCATAATTGTTAAATAATCACCATATATCAAAACGACTTAAAGGGTTCTATTATCCTACgttcatttatttacttttttctttttatttatatctttattGTTTGCTACCGGCGAAATGTTAGTGACAAATTTCAccgcatttaaaaaaaatatcggtTCAGTTCTTTGTGGAAATGGAGCAAATTTTTTTGATGTATGGAATTCTGACAAAAGTCAGGAAAAATAGAAAGTCTCTTGTAGGCGTATAACGTCCTCAATTTCATTTTCCCCAAAAGCTCTAAAATTCCCATCGTTCTATACTCtgtagggttttttttttaaattttaatttgatgtTAATCTGTGGTTTTTCCACATAATTGCTTTCCACGTTTTTGTTGTGGTTTGTTTAACTATATGAACATGGCGGCTCGAGAATTACTTTTGACAGACACATTTTCTTGATATCATTGGAAATTACTCAACTCACGTTTTTTAACACCCTGTAGCTTTTGCTCTTGCCATACGATTACGTTTAATCTTTCAGGTATCCCCTCGCAACTTTCTGACTTTAATTCACCATGACAACAATATGTTCCCGCCACACATGAAACGCACATGTCTATTTATTGAACCCATATGAAAATATAAGCATTTCTTTTGCACAGGTCAACGACACAATCTCTGAGCACAAATCATTCTAAATCCATTGTGGGAGCTcctttttctacttttttttagTCGTTGAAAAACTAACAACGTTATATGGCTATTGGTTTATCAGTCATATGTTGAAGGTCTTAGCCTATACTATTCAAGGAGAAGGGGAGCTAAGCAGTCCCCAGTGAAACTTTCCAAAACTCCTTATTCCCGATCCAGGAAATGATATTTAGTTAGTAATTCACACAAACGAATACTTCTTAACTGTTTTCTAAATTTACCAATTGAAAATACATATGTACGAGGTTCTATCAACATGAACATACGTTTTACGTATATACACCGTACTATATAGTTATGTTGACTTGATTCATAAGCCGGTATTAATTTTGGCCCCGGAAATTTTTACAACGCACAGTTCTGTTTTAATTGCATATAATATTTCTCTATTGAACCTGAACTTAAAAACCCCATGAGAAAAGTAAAACTCAAATTGCACGGAAGGTAATGTCAAATTGAATTATGGATATAGCTTATCTTGTTTTGATAAATTATCGACTAAATCGTGGTAATTCACAAGAAGTGTACATAATATACTGCGCGTCTGTATATTGGCCTACATATTGGATATTTCCTTCCAAAACGCTATGCCTCAGTACAgtgctatatttatatatctatatatatgttgtatatacaCGTTAACGCAGTACGCATGGACATAAACTGACCACAAATCACGTTAGGGAAATTTGTTCAAAACGTTCATACACAATCGCTCTACAGTCTTTCACACGCTGGATTTTGAAATATTGCAAATGATCATTTCAACTTAGAATTTATAATTAAAATACGAAAAATTCCCTTTTCCTCTTTTCTACCACATATTTTCCTTTCATTCTTCcgttttatttattcattttttttcgttGTTGacgaagaaatgaaaaaaaagtgtaACAAATGTCACTTATAGATATAGGTGGCCGTATACTCACAAAGTTACTCTGGCAGGTCTGTGCTCCAGCACCCAGTGCCAATTCACATTGCTCGTTAAGGTCGTAGGACGCCCCCACTAACTCAGCTACAGGTAGAGGGCTGTTAGATGGTACGTCATTTAGGCAAGTAGCTATAGGACCcctgaaataatttaaaaaaaatgtacataGTCGTGAAAAAAAACCCTTATAAGTGAGTACCAAGAAAGAATCAGAGTTTAATTTCTTGTTTTCGTTATCAATTAGCCTATGACATACATGTCCAAAACTTTACTTTCCGTGCAAACACATAATATGTTTTCGATACTGTGAGTTACCGTATCGTATATAGCAAGTCTGTCACACAGGCTCTCATAGATACACGTTTGGATAATTTTAGTCTAgtttaatcaaaacaaattttaaccaaaaaaaaacacaacaacaacaacatgaataccaataataacaacaacaacaataatgacAGTTATACTATTGATAGCAACATGATATTTTTACAATATAGAATTGAATCATTGTGATAAAAGTCCTTTGAAGAAAGTGGACATAATTCGATGTATATGTAAAGAACGTACCCTAAGAATGTTCGTATATTTTGTCGGCTGCATTCCGACCAAGTGAACGAATCCCGACCGGCAGGTCTCCATGACGACATAATATTTAAGCCGCTCATACAGCCATAATCATCATCGTGGTTTAAACCTAgcctgaaaatgaaaaacattatatatatacatataaattataatttgtatataaatacaaaatcattcattacaatattggcttgttaatgaaatgattttgggatgaaaaaggaaagataaaccaaaatgaaagggaagggggggggggtatttatGTAACAACTGGCCCTGCCGTGAAACGATAGGCTAAATATATTGCTGCGTCTCTGTTTAGCCCGTATTACACATTCAATGATTGGTTtcaataaaatgtattttagATAATGCCACATCGGCGTCCCATACATATCACTAGTGTTTAATAACTATATACTCACGTATGGCCCGTTTCATGCGCAATAACTAGTGATGATCCCAAACCGTCGTCTTGGTTGAAAGAACATTGAAGTCCTCTTCTACAAGTACTACTTAGGTATGCTTTGCCCAGGAGGCTATGGTCACGGCCATTTCCAATGGAGGTGTATATGTTCTTTCTGTTTGAATAAACATAACATATACAATAGAAGGTGAAGTTATAACTTCGGGGAAACTTCGGAAAAACAAGTTATTTTACAGAATGTATTATTTACAACTTGCATTCATTGAGATTTATGTATGTTTCTGCTATGTTTACCTTGTTAAGAGAATTGCATTGTCCCAATGTTCAGGATGGAAATCGTGGAGTGGGTTAATATCTGCTTGCCATTCGCAGAAATCATCGAGAGTGCTCGAAGCCCCTGTCACGTCAAAGGTGGATCCTTGAAGCTATTGTAAATCAGAACAAGGGACATGGTTGTTAAAATGCTCTCAAGTCACGTGGTCTTTTCTTCTTAAATTTCCATATGAGCTTTTAATGTGAAATATCACTGTTTTATAGGGTCAAACACATCTCTTTACTAGCAtctaatataaaaaaaacccacaaattTACGAGCTAAgtttagctatatatatatatggcagacTTATAGTAAGATTTTGATGAAACGGTCCCCTCATGGTAAAATCTTCGCATTGGTTAAAAAAGTAGCTGATGGAAACTAGATTGCTAAGGCGTCAAATATGGTTGGGAAGAAAAGTAAAAACAGCTCCACCAATAGCCTACACACTCACTGTCGAAGAGTTATCACAACATGCAAATCATTGAAGTACTTAAATTAAATGAATAACACAATGTCATGCTGGGTCAGATCTAATTTACTACCTAACAAGACATTTCGGATGAACATTAAAGAGCACTTAAATAGGATACTGACCGAACTTCATTTCCCTGGAAACGGAACGAATGCATTAACAAGCAAGTATTATTTCCTATTATACATGTCTGTTTGTCTACATAGGTCTATACATTACAACTTGTCGAAGTTCATCAGTTGGAGGaaattaataacattataaAGATGGAACTGTGTTTACAGACAAAGTAATAGATACCTTCCTATGCAACCATATAATGAGCCGTTCCATATCGGCTTATGGAAGAATCTAGGTTTTCCTATCATGGTAATGCAACATAATTCTGCGGCCTAGgtgtacattaaaataaataaaaagtgacTAGGCTAATCACCGTGGAAGCAACTCCATGATGAAGTAGGACTTACTGTTGGTGAATCTGTGTCAAGAAGGAGCAGTTTCACAATATGTAACCTTAGAGTTATATCGAGACTTGGATCGGCATATCGACGGCTTACCTATAAGAGAAATGATATGAACCAAttgttgaatatatatgtaagtcAGAAAATGTACAATGTTCGTACATTATCATGCGATGATTGCAAGATATACCGTTGATTAAACCCTAATTAATTACAAAACACTGaataaatatcaattttcaTCTCAGAATGTAACAAtttattggaaaattttaaagGGAGATAACCAACAATTGTCTCGAAACGGCACGGTAGTTTGGTGCATTTATTTCAGTTTAAGTCTGAAAACGCGCAAAGAAAGTAACAAGAATATAAGTAATATGCTGTGTGTCTATAATTCATTGACGTTGAATACAATCAAGCAAGAAGTATCTAACACAAGCAGACTACACCTGCAGTTGTCATAGCAATATGAACCGACGTTTTCATGTCATCATATCAGGACAGCAGTAAAGTGCACTGACATAACGGTCACTTTCGAATTGCAAGCATGTACTACATGTACACACTACATGTCGACTAGGCTAGTTATCCGTCAGCCATTAACACATATATGTGGAGTTCTCAAGC encodes:
- the LOC139964833 gene encoding A disintegrin and metalloproteinase with thrombospondin motifs 6-like isoform X1, which produces MLSLKQLATIFGVIIGGFFSQGRHIPENDVLSVEELQEYSRDGSAIQEFDIISPQFISNDVFKRSTEHLESNDQPIHEVQYEAFDTIFNVQLEKNDWLVRKGLQVETLKADGTVERKPLRTEDCHYFGSLKDHDNSAAAISLCNGRMHGMLSHNETDYIIQPLRDNHASKMRTRRDVESPHIIYKKSVSRPAEESEDPTEGRHQPFCSYEAPVGYDPGDPGSILRRPGPKSISQSQPLPHVGQKYLELFVVADKNMVDFHGNNTEDYVFSLMNVVSRRYADPSLDITLRLHIVKLLLLDTDSPTLQGSTFDVTGASSTLDDFCEWQADINPLHDFHPEHWDNAILLTRKNIYTSIGNGRDHSLLGKAYLSSTCRRGLQCSFNQDDGLGSSLVIAHETGHTLGLNHDDDYGCMSGLNIMSSWRPAGRDSFTWSECSRQNIRTFLGGPIATCLNDVPSNSPLPVAELVGASYDLNEQCELALGAGAQTCQSNFVNCGYLRCRNATGCFSLGVGVMDGTFCEKGKWCLSGSCVEKQSLPNSVDGGWSDWGDEYGECSRTCGGGVRMRRRHCTNPRPRFGGRNCVGPAEQYEACNLEPCGGNQDDFRDEQCSQTNSIPFNGQNYTWKAFISGQDGDDLCTKKCLSNSNFWATRPPYQYTDGTRCWHGDNSDKNTLKLCVSGKCEQFGCDGIQGSGQVFDACRQCNGNGASCEQITGSFDGGRYRKHTAFLDLPVGATSIEIINVNLAYTHMAMSSGGDSVFQGYLFTPPSSGRYGTGSNIIKYTTDFRNFRERISIQGPLTTSLTAKVYLLYDPHAIYGVNVKPKITYRYFVPRDQSVFEWLAGQYGECSVTCGEGVQTRSLRCARIENGRPVEVSDSMCDQQIRPPSDMPCDGGVCPAPAQWVKGSWSECDAECGEGEQTRQVECQRGDVLAPGECSGERPRPSRRCNNGDCRPEPSWSVGEWSECSVTCGDGHQRRPVDCRRGTVLAPRACRVSGKPTVIQSCVMDTCPEWTVGEWSECDAPCGIGAKNRTVECTKDGVLSEGACEGLPAPSNTQECDAGDCLLEAEWVFGEWSECSADCGFGTKYRSVTCRRDSVAVQRSECSSDIKPKTKATCHRPPCQVPTRWTTGPWSPCDVSCGTGRETRFVRCVRGEREVADNLCETIIRPGSQRSCTREPCVDEWTTGPWSECSVTCGEGIQSRDITCERDDNEVTNKNCVRDLKPSKQRTCSRDPCPPPSEWVVSDWTECSTTCGEGVRERSVECRSGHEVILDSNCDVNNQPETRSICFVVECPPLPTWTASSWSECTVTCGGGYQTRNVRCQRGTRSINDIECQDYDLPETRQECNNLACPTETPAIWVTGEWNECDASCGLGVQTRSVTCQQNGQRVPGACASQDKPSVQRACENEPCVLDAEVNAERGACMQLLQDPAGSYTQSHPTGDSGCTTTLVAPFGKSFILTINSVIDCSRGEYLKIKEGTKERSVCGEKSDYVLTFTDNVISIVMNTVDEDSGYALSYERKDGRASNRCDRLYVGNSGTIKSPGYPRRYPSNADCRYRIVTEPGRQISLSFSRFSMQGHYPTCRYDKLEISDIFGKTQHKYCGTRNQLSIVSTGNDVLLRLRTDSRTNFSGFRAIYTVR